The proteins below are encoded in one region of Vespa velutina chromosome 11, iVesVel2.1, whole genome shotgun sequence:
- the LOC124953123 gene encoding uncharacterized protein LOC124953123 isoform X7, translating to MWETSRNSKGRSRQKDTVSSHRVSNKSMMERKRKQHNKEGKEGSVNKQTKERHESKEKYYYKPSLQNREQQRKDKEKKDDKCKRDETKVELNRDKKDDGKDKKEGHKDKKEEIREKKEESRDKKEKQNDLRESIADVKSKKDKNKLKDKEKEREIKKYGSWAEMKKSGVTLDEVIQLRKQEISERSIKSRTVQDYARYLDQMLMLNNYRLKRTALIAEGLDGPKEFPPESIKLTKRGRQLLYCENPRVSLLLNQQQLLQAVTLDRREKLRDICDATSIQVNIEDNEELLCSRNWYKKINIIKPNSDTKWKLSINVLPPKSKWDSEDEEISQVNDEIENEEKQMEIENIIEQGDKVSTSISDSPENSTNVENTDNQNNSDVIKPEILDKASASPILLSAGNEKLASEYEQFMKMVCTDIPLPDAVKTVQKFSSEKCLLKSVSPSNYHEFNIELTSLEDKYNTFSTTKSIACENQNKITNEVLTEKQLQENECLENSCLTFQHSEHSNLSVNSQAPMQENERIFEDTTICEEKEIEESESIPNDWENVRIKVEHLSDENSESRKRRRKKKRLQNKTSSSESSSSSSSTDSEDKKTKRRRNRKLSQDSSSSDSDSSESSSTSSSSESFSSDSKRRKKRRKKRKIGKRKRKAKRIARIKKRRRRKISSPSSSSESDERRKRKKINKRNLKSRKVLNEKDIDSRELINEVSDSTIKHTLQIQSASKKIKEEMNVEMVQGEKQNLWESKNKSLVNKESQDKTADKFLEEWEVNSVIIGKRFESQISEMNRDVSKLKDDEQNKLKKMDRVDKNIIAIEKLNEKRSDDNFSEGKQKIDNDLDEKKKRKKDKDKKSNTEFLTDWERESERIARQIIQDDMKLSKKLEKHKKEKWRETEFDTLNVPSLTQLEKEVSKGQLLADDWEVDSLEAIADLTVNKRRASHSSTKKLEKEVKYDKKTDTYIAVDKESARESRKRIERLCTIRIWEDEEEEGEREAMLLVQEKNKRKKDDWDIEEESFMRINEKGKDNIDTSSITSATSAATTIVSDIIDIACNAQSDLPINYVKNSKDRNSMEMLDKLKENEFNINKKIKKSRWDIGSQSDEKMELKASVMWEEECVEWSNRTKSEHTSNRTSLDVSEKISLKDKVKDDICHVVNQPLSVETFSSKYSENSTNFLKRKQSCNLKLEDKKLLEQSWSENANIDTIIEKTSIMNKKNPCTERLKTILDIDNKLGQRSIELYSPSSPAPSQKSEDIEASSSGINSTSLTKTRSHEDKNKELCQMEEKSLSSSTIPLQLKKFHENICIAPKISTSKHSLQNMTVHSKTEKCNTVVAENSEKLLNNLLLNDSCSDAHSSKSLQMDMFAEYETDISYNNENVPNVDTKTEINIKNDETNEEKATFKLIPKQFLIRRSNEHDKSKKTEVPLLDSAQQVAALLTIQKKLLQSHILDSDKEDTEFVSIHVADANKTLDANIISTDECSSTDHPITATNVQLGSKEEILQNSQLQSTHTKFQTSNMYSDQSDEYKNQDKKKGENTKTTKLTIIEDNSDTDIPQSTKSLDREERRKRPLKQEDDKRYNDRNKDKRDRKSNELMRDRIDKRDYKEIKRLEYNENRRKISPMRNKRKHIDSPCTSWECEGSGSGSHSRSWSRSRSKSPRRRDETNVYIRDRKLSRSTRTRNTDDRKDRFTRSPERSITTSYNKSNKNNRDEWNKRKYDSMDKNREEKMKPYDPIEILRERNMELNKHSENRVQIEEETDQTFWQFEMDNALRDGESLDSFSNQQDINLDYNNRTYYRDESLEREIMEGPISSRRSKKQRLNIRRDMQWAKVGDSMRRTEKLQKRSRLSPCLRHSPSGLSVDRFRCVSRSRSRSWSRSRSRSRTRSRSGSRSKSRSRSRSCSRSRSKLQSRSRSRSRSTSRTRSRKRSPEYELRLSETLRLSRSPSLLRDKINGSMRERKEGRDSRQNCEETGRRIETIVQSTSSVTRVTADSTVMDTEMQISSGVDNVPSNFQYSGVNESSNDYYYTENNLTYPPCIDDTVASSPKRLSLDDRLELELGIKKQHEQETNILSDYSNNFNPNTVVYPSPPPQQPQQLYRRQPTVLQVGNVLQVVPADYNGISPARTEIPVITTPPIVHGSSQVVRVGNVLQVVPTSLDWSGGTQSTVDQPGTTSYSTDPSPSPVSVPISVPVPVPVPMPVPTIPSVVSTPTQSSTLSPVPLSLSIPVPAPVPIPISAATYPRSEITVQKVSAQPVYNYEAILEARRKEREERKRLREMRRKEKERRRIEKVNRRALRLLEKKTIGTPQSENTTSLDNRKIPPSIDRSVIKALHEGDEEATLDDQSVKEPDNPVSLITSVEEEEDVAGDDDEDDEEEEEAEGEDEDEDYEDPEDDEEEEELNDQKSISKTDNRKEEIKEIEVPLNDMNTNQAESKPKDWPLLPVAPLKGILISPGFRKDTFSNGNIDNLSTVDGENEDCIDKDEADTEKTSDINKGDNTSENKVNMTKHKMKLKIKVSQKKKRTKKSVQFADGVKPGEGTSPSGGEGDMPSPPPPSSTISQDSPCDLKRSLSKRIKKEKRARHPKTKKKVKVKIIKLKKPRVTPLSAMMIEDSDELDDLPPPPPPPGSPPPPNLWPSYLSAYSGTVRATETQSIVSTPTPVQAPPPPTPLPLLVPPPPLNYTIQPCTKANYEIANLYQFFSMKK from the exons ATGTGGGAAACCTCTAGAAATTCGAAAGGAAGGTCTAGACAAAAGGACACAGTTTCTTCTCACAGGGTTTCTAATAAATCTATGATGGAACGCAA GAGAAAACAACAtaacaaagaaggaaaagaaggaagtgtaaataaacaaacaaaagaacgGCAtgagagtaaagaaaaatattactataagCCGTCTCTTCAAAATAGGgaacaacaaagaaaagataaggaaaagaaagatgataaaTGTAAACGAGATGAAACCAAAGTAGAGTTAAATCGCGATAAAAAGGATgatggaaaagataaaaaggaaggccataaagacaagaaagaagaaataagagaaaagaaggaagaatcaagggacaaaaaggaaaaacaaaatgatttgCGAGAAAGTATTGCAgatgtaaaaagtaaaaaagataaaaataaattgaaagataaagaaaaagaaagagaaataaaaaaatatgggTCATGGGCAGAAATGAAAAAGTCAGGCGTAACTTTGGATGAAGTCATTCAattaagaaaacaagaaatttcAGAACGATCCATAAAAAGCAg GACAGTGCAAGATTATGCACGTTACTTAGATCAGATGTTGATGTTGAATAACTATCGTTTGAAACGTACTGCCTTAATTGCTGAAGGACTAGATGGACCTAAAGAGTTTCCCCCTGAATCTATCAAATTAACAAAACGTGGACGGCAATTACTTTATTGTGAAAATCCTcgtgtttctcttttattaaatcaacAGCAGTTACTTCAGGCTGTTACATTGGATCGTCGGGAAAAGCTGCGAGATATATGTGATGCAACATCTATaca AGTCAACATAGAGGATAATGAAGAACTATTGTGTTCTCGTAATtggtataagaaaataaatataattaaacctAATAGTGACACAAAATGGAAATTATCCATTAATGTACTACCACCAAAATCAAAATGGGATagtgaagatgaagaaatttCACAAGTAAatgatgaaatagaaaatgaggaaaaacaaatggaaatagagaatattattgaacaag gaGACAAGGTATCAACATCGATTTCTGATTCACCTGAAAATAGCACAAATGTAGAAAATACAGATAATCAGAATAATTCTGATGTTATAAAACCTGAAATTCTAGATAAAGCATCTGCATCTCCAATCTTATTATCTgcaggaaatgaaaaattagcCTCAGAATATGAACAGTTCATGAAAATGGTGTGTACGGATATTCCTTTACCAGATGCAGTAAAAACAgtacaaaaattttcttcagaAAAATGTTTGCTTAAATCTGTATCTCCATCAAATTATCatgaatttaatatagaattaaCATCATTGGAAGATAAATATAACACTTTTTCTACAACTAAAAGTATAGCATgtgaaaatcaaaataaaattactaatGAAGTATTAACTGAGAAACAATTGCAAGAAAATGAATGTCTAGAAAATTCGTGTCTAACGTTTCAGCATTCTGAACATTCCAATTTATCAGTAAACTCGCAAGCTCCTATGcaggaaaatgaaagaatatttgaAGATACAACTATTtgtgaggaaaaagaaatagaagagtcAGAATCTATACCTAACGATTGGGAAAATGTTCGGATCAAAGTAGAACACTTGAGCGATGAAAATTCTGagtcaagaaaaagaagaagaaagaaaaaacgctTACAAAATAAGACATCTAGTAGCGAATCatctagtagtagtagttccACAGATTCTgaagataaaaagacaaaacgaCGCCGTAACAGAAAATTATCACAGGATTCAAGTTCATCTGATTCTGATAGTAGCGAAAGTAGTAGTACTAGCAGTAGTAGCGAGTCTTTCAGCTCAGATAGCaaacggagaaagaagaggaggaagaaaagaaaaattggaaaaagaaaaaggaaagcaaaaagaatagctagaattaaaaaaagacgtagaagaaaaataagttcgCCATCGAGTAGTAGTGAATCtgatgaaaggagaaaaaggaaaaagataaacaaaaggaatttaaaaagcagaaaagtattgaatgaaaaagatattgatagtagagaattaataaatgagGTTTCAGATTCAACTATTAAACATACATTACAAATACAATCTGCATCcaaaaagattaaagaagaaatgaatgtGGAAATGGTTCAAggggaaaaacaaaatttatggGAAAGTAAAAACAAATCTTTAGTTAACAAAGAAAGTCAAGACAAAACTGCAGATAAATTCTTAGAAGAATGGGAAGTAAATTCAGTAATTATAGGTAAACGATTTGAAAGTCAAATTTCGGAAATGAATCGCGATGTGAGTAAGTTAAAGGATGACGAGCAAAATAAGCTTAAAAAAATGGACAGAGtagacaaaaatattatcgcaATTGAAAAACTGAATGAGAAGCGATCTGATGACAATTTCTCGGaaggaaagcaaaaaatagataatgatttggatgaaaaaaagaaaagaaaaaaagacaaggataagaaaagtaatacTGAATTTCTTACTGAttgggaaagagaaagtgaacgTATAGCACGGCAAATAATACAGGATGATATGAAGTTATCGAAAAAGCTGGAGAAAcacaagaaggaaaaatggaGAGAAACAGAATTTGATACTTTGAATGTACCATCATTAACGCAACTCGAGAAAGAAGTTAGTAAAGGGCAACTATTAGCAGATGATTGGGAAGTAGACAGTTTAGAAGCCATTGCAGATTTAACTGTTAATAAGAGAAGAGCTTCTCATAGTTCTacaaaaaaattggaaaaagaagtgaaatatgataaaaaaacgGATACATATATTGCAGTGGATAAAGAAAGTGCAAGGGAAAGTCgaaagagaatagagagaTTATGTACTATAAGAATATGGgaagatgaagaggaggaaggtGAGAGAGAAGCAATGTTGCTCgtacaagagaaaaataaaagaaagaaagatgattgGGATATTGAAGAAGAATCATTTATGCGTATTAATGAAAAAGGcaaagataatattgatacAAGTAGTATAACCAGTGCTACTAGCGCTGCTACAACTATAGTTAgcgatattattgatattgctTGCAATGCTCAATCCGATTTACCTATTAATTACGTTAAAAATagtaaagatagaaatagcATGGAAATGCTTGATAAATTGAaggaaaatgaatttaatattaacaaaaaaattaagaaaagtcGTTGGGATATAGGATCACAATCTGATGAGAAGATGGAACTCAAAGCTTCTGTTATGTGGGAAGAGGAATGTGTTGAATGGTCAAATCGAACTAAATCTGAACATACAAGTAATAGAACATCCTTGGATGTATCCGaaaagatttcattaaaaGATAAGGTCAAAGATGATATTTGCCATGTTGTAAATCAACCATTAAGTGTTGAGACCTTCAGTTCTAAATACTCAGAAAATTctacaaattttcttaaaagaaaacaatcttGTAATTTGAAgttggaagataaaaaattattagaacaaTCATGGAGTGAAAATGCAAATATTGACACAATTATAGAAAAGACATcgattatgaataaaaaaaatccatgTACAGAACGGTTGAAAACTATTCtggatattgataataaattaggTCAAAGGAGCATAGAGTTATACAGTCCAAGTTCTCCAGCACCGTCTCAGAAGTCTGAGGATATTGAAGCTTCTTCTAGTGGCATTAATTCAACTTCTTTGACCAAGACTAGATCACacgaagacaaaaataaagaattatgtCAGATGGAAGAAAAGTCATTATCTTCTTCCACTATACCATTACAATTAAAGAAGTTTCATGAAAACATATGCATAGCTCCTAAAATATCAACATCAAAACATAGTCTTCAAAATATGACTGTTCACtcaaaaacagaaaaatgtaatacagTTGTTGCTGAAAATTCTGAAAAGTTGCTTAATAATTTACTTCTCAATGATTCATGTTCAGATGCACATTCATCTAAATCTTTACAAATGGATATGTTTGCTGAATATGAAACggatatatcttataataatgaaaatgttccGAATGTTGATACAAAaacagaaattaatataaaaaatgatgagacaaatgaagaaaaagcaaCTTTTAAACTTATtccaaaacaatttttaattcggCGCTCTAATGAGCAtgataaatcaaaaaagacTGAAGTGCCCTTACTTGATTCTGCACAACAAGTTGCAGCTCTTTTAACAATCCAGAAAAAGCTCTTACAATCGCATATACTAGACAGCGATAAAGAAGATACAGAATTTGTATCTATACATGTAGCAGATGCGAATAAAACTCTTGATGCCAATATTATAAGTACTGATGAATGTTCTTCTACTGATCATCCTATAACTGCCACTAATGTTCAATTGggatcaaaagaagaaatattacaaaactCCCAGCTACAAAGTACTCATACGAAATTTCAAACATCCAACATGTATTCTGATCAAAGTGATGAATACAAAAAtcaagataagaaaaaaggtgAAAATACTAAAACAACTAAACTTACTATTATTGAAGATAATAGTGATACAGACATACCACAAAGTACAAAATCTTTAgatagagaggagagaagaaagagaccTCTTAAGCAGGAAGATGATAAACGATACAATGAtcgtaataaggataaaagggatagaaaaagtaatgaatTGATGAGAGACAGAATTGATAAAAGAGATTATAAAGAGATCAAAAGGTTGGAATACAatgaaaacagaagaaaaataagccCAATGAGAAACAAGAGAAAGCACATCGATAGTCCGTGTACTTCTTGGGAATGCGAAGGAAGTGGAAGTGGTAGCCATAGCCGTAGCTGGAGCCGAAGTCGAAGTAAAAGTCCAAGAAGACGGGATGAAactaatgtatatattcgaGATAGAAAATTAAGTAGATCTACTAGAACAAGGAATACAGACGATCGAAAAGATAGATTTACACGAAGTCCAGAAAGATCTATTACTACTAGTTACAACAAAT caaATAAAAACAACCGTGATGaatggaataaaagaaaatatgatagtATGGATAAAAATcgagaggaaaaaatgaaaccaTATGATCCAATCGAAattttaagagaaagaaatatggaaCTTAATAAACATTCTGAAAATag agTACAAATTGAAGAAGAGACAGATCAAACATTTTGGCAATTTGAAATGGATAATGCTTTACGCGATGGAGAATCTTTGGATTCATTTAGTAATCAACAGGATATAAActtagattataataatagaactTACTATAGAGATGAAAgcttagaaagagaaattatggAAGGTCCTATTTCCTCTAGGCGAAG caaaaaacaaagattaaACATACGAAGAGATATGCAGTGGGCAAAAGTAGGCGATTCTATGCGAAGAACAGAAAAACTCCAGAAAAGGTCACGACTATCTCCATGTTTAAGACACTCACCATCCGGATTATCCGTGGACAGATTTAGATGCGTATCAAGATCGCGATCAAGATCGTGGTCTCGATCAAGATCGCGATCAAGGACAAGATCAAGGTCAGGATCAAGATCAAAATCACGGTCGCGATCGAGGTCATGCTCACGATCAAGATCAAAATTGCAGTCAAGATCTAGATCAAGGTCTAGATCGACATCGAGAACCAGATCGAGGAAACGAAGTCCCGAATATGAATTAAGATTATCTGAAACACTTCGTCTCTCTCG GTCACCATCTTTATTAAGGGATAAGATCAATGGAagcatgagagaaagaaaagaaggaagagatagTAGACAAAATTGTGAAGAAACTGGTAGACGTATAGAGACAATTGTACAGTCAACATCCAGTGTGACGAGGGTAACAGCAGATTCTACTGTTATGGATACAGAGATGCAGATTAGTAGCGGTGTTGATAACGTACcttcaaattttcaatattctgGTGTGAACGAGTCTAGTAATGATTACTATTATACGGAGAATAACTTAACTTATCCTCCTTGCATAGATGATACTGTTGCAAGTTCTCCAAAACGTTTATCGCTCGACGACAG ATTGGAATTAGAATTAGGAATTAAAAAGCAACATGaacaagaaacaaatataCTCTCTGATTAttccaataattttaatccaaATACTGTTGTATATCCATCCCCTCCACCACAACAGCCACAACAATTGTATCGCCGTCAACCTACAGTATTGcag gTGGGCAATGTTTTACAAGTGGTACCTGCAGATTATAACGGAATATCTCCAGCACGTACAGAAATACCTGTTATTACAACACCTCCAATCGTACATGGATCCAGTCAAGTTGTACGAGTTGGTAATGTCCTTCAAGTAGTACCAACGTCTTTAGATTGGAGCGGTGGTACACAGTCAACTGTAGATCAACCAGGAACAACTTCATATTCTACTGATCCATCACCTTCTCCTGTTTCAGTTCCAATTTCTGTTCCTGTACCCGTTCCTGTCCCTATGCCCGTACCCACTATTCCTTCTGTAGTATCAACGCCAACACAAAGTTCGACCTTGTCCCCAGTGCCTTTATCTCTATCAATTCCTGTACCTGCACCTGTACCAATACCTATTTCTGCAGCAACATATCCAAGATCAGAAATTACAGTACAGA aAGTATCAGCACAACcagtatataattatgaagCAATACTTGAAGCTCgccgaaaagaaagagaagaacgtaAGAGATTGCGCGAAAtgcgtagaaaagaaaaagaacgcagacgaatagaaaaagttaatcgaagaGCACTTCGACTTCTTGAGAAGAAAACAATAGGTACACCGCAATCAGAGAATACAACTTCATTAGATAATCGAAAAATACCACCATCTATAGATCGATCGGTTATAAAGGCTCTTCATGAAGGAGACGAAGAAGCTACTTTAGATGACCAGTCAGTAAAGGAACCAGATAATCCAGTTTCTTTAATAACTtctgtagaagaagaagaagatgttgCAGGAGATGATGACGAGGAtgatgaggaagaagaggaagcggaaggagaagatgaagatgaagattaCGAAGATCctgaagatgatgaagaagaagaggaattaAATGATCAAAAGTCAATATCTAAAACAGACAATCGAAAGGAAGAGATTAAAGAGATAGAAGTGCCACTAAACGATATGAACACAAATCAAGCAGAATCCAAACCGAAAGATTGGCCGTTATTACCTGTAGCACCTTTAAAAGGAATACTTATATCACCTGGTTTTAG GAAAGATACATTTTCTAATGGAAATATAGATAATCTTTCTACAGTAGATGGGGAGAATGAAGATTGTATAGATAAAGATGAGGCTGATACAGAAAAAACAAGTGATATAAACAAAGGAGATAATACCTCTGAGAATAAAGTTAATATGACAAAACATAAAATGAAGTTGAAGATAAAAGtatcgcaaaagaaaaaaagaacaaaaaaatctgTGCAATTTGCTGATGGTGTGAAACCTGGTGAAGGAACTAGTCCTAGTGGTGGAGAAGGAGATATGccatctccacctcctccttcaAGTACAATTTCTCAAGACAGTCCTTGTGACTTAAAGAGGTCACTttctaaaagaataaaaaaagagaagagagcaAGACATcccaaaacaaagaaaaaagtcaaa gtaaaaataattaaattgaagaaACCACGCGTCACTCCTTTGTCTGCTATGATGATAGAGGATTCTGATGAATTGGATGATCTtccaccgccgccgccaccaccaggttctcctcctcctccaaaTTTATGGCCCAGTTATCTTTCGGCATATAGTGGAACAGTTAGAGCTACTGAAACACAATCAATTGTTTCAACACCAACTCCAGTACAagctccaccaccaccaactcCATTACCACTTTTAGTTCCTCCACCGCCATTAAATTATACGATACAACCTTGTACTAAGGC taattatGAAATAGCCAATTTATACCAGTTTTTCtccatgaaaaaataa